Proteins co-encoded in one Pseudomonas fluorescens genomic window:
- a CDS encoding glycosyltransferase: MLIIIHSETNQHTIAQNLGRSEYSYYFVLKEYRPVLERLGRVVEVVDPAREVDALYLECLAHGEPCVFLSFSPPHRTPIHLACPTLPVFAWEFSTIPNEPFDNEPRNDWRTVLRACGAAITHSSYTVNAVREAMGADYPIVAVPAPVWDRFAARGAQLQGQHSTGPVRLTIKGLVADSRKLDLDAFGPKHLRRGQGIDFQAPVCEQALLLDGVVYTSVFNPGDGRKNWEDMLSAFCVTFRDIEDATLVLKLTHHDAEEALSDILHHLYKNQSYRCRIVLIYGYLADADYERLVQATRYVVNTSYGEGQCLPLMEFMSCGKPAVAPRTTAMIDYLSTDNAFLVESTDELTAWPHDPRKAFRTLRYMTNWASVCVAYRDSYEVAKNDPGRYAQMSAQAVASLQAFCSQALAEQRLRDFLAQVHELRAVAATEATGT; encoded by the coding sequence ATGCTGATCATCATTCATTCGGAAACCAACCAGCACACCATCGCGCAAAACCTGGGCCGTTCGGAGTACAGCTATTACTTCGTGCTCAAGGAATACCGCCCGGTGCTCGAGCGTCTCGGGCGCGTGGTGGAAGTAGTGGACCCGGCCCGGGAAGTCGATGCGCTGTATCTGGAATGCCTGGCGCATGGCGAACCGTGCGTGTTTCTGTCGTTCTCGCCGCCGCACCGCACGCCAATCCATCTGGCGTGCCCGACGCTGCCGGTGTTCGCCTGGGAATTCAGCACCATCCCCAACGAGCCCTTCGACAACGAGCCGCGCAATGACTGGCGCACGGTGCTCCGGGCCTGCGGCGCGGCGATCACCCATTCCAGTTACACGGTCAACGCCGTGCGCGAGGCCATGGGCGCCGATTACCCGATTGTTGCTGTCCCGGCGCCGGTGTGGGATCGCTTCGCGGCCCGGGGCGCGCAGCTTCAGGGGCAGCATTCGACGGGGCCGGTGCGCCTGACCATCAAGGGGCTGGTGGCCGACAGTCGCAAGCTCGATCTCGACGCCTTCGGCCCTAAGCATCTGCGTCGTGGCCAGGGCATCGATTTCCAGGCGCCGGTGTGCGAGCAGGCGTTGTTGCTGGACGGTGTCGTCTACACGTCGGTGTTCAATCCCGGCGACGGACGCAAGAACTGGGAAGACATGCTCAGCGCATTCTGCGTGACGTTCCGCGACATCGAAGACGCGACGCTGGTCCTCAAACTCACCCACCACGATGCAGAAGAAGCCCTCAGCGACATTCTTCATCACCTGTACAAAAACCAGTCCTACCGCTGCCGCATCGTGCTGATTTATGGCTACCTCGCGGACGCGGACTACGAACGTCTGGTGCAGGCCACCCGGTACGTGGTGAACACTTCCTACGGTGAAGGCCAGTGCCTGCCCCTGATGGAATTCATGTCCTGCGGCAAGCCGGCCGTAGCACCGCGTACCACGGCGATGATCGATTACCTGAGCACCGACAACGCGTTCCTGGTCGAGTCCACCGATGAACTGACTGCCTGGCCCCACGATCCGCGCAAGGCGTTCCGCACTTTGCGCTACATGACCAACTGGGCATCGGTCTGCGTGGCCTATCGCGACAGCTATGAGGTGGCGAAGAACGATCCCGGGCGTTATGCGCAAATGTCGGCGCAAGCCGTTGCCAGTCTCCAGGCGTTCTGCAGTCAGGCGTTGGCCGAGCAGCGTTTGCGCGATTTTCTCGCTCAAGTGCACGAGCTCCGCGCTGTCGCTGCAACGGAAGCCACAGGCACATGA
- the gmd gene encoding GDP-mannose 4,6-dehydratase, which produces MTKSALITGITGQDGAYLARLLLDKGYKVHGLVARRSSDSRWRLREMGVEADIVYLDGDMADACSVQRAVIKSAPDEVYNLAAQSFVAASWDQPVTTGIVDGLGVTHLLEAIRQFSPHTRFYQASTSEMFGLIQAEQQDENTPFYPRSPYGVAKLYGHWITVNYRESFNLHASSGILFNHESPLRGIEFVTRKVTDAAARIKQGKQQELALGNIDAKRDWGFAGDYVEAMWLMLQQDKPDDFVVATGVTTTVREMCRIAFDHVGLNYRDYVKIDPAFFRPAEVEVLLGNPAKAQRVLGWKPKTDLDTLIRMMMDADMKRVAKE; this is translated from the coding sequence ATGACAAAAAGTGCATTGATCACAGGGATTACCGGCCAGGACGGTGCTTATCTGGCCAGACTGCTGCTCGACAAGGGATACAAGGTTCACGGGCTGGTGGCGCGGCGCAGCAGCGATTCGCGCTGGCGTCTGCGGGAAATGGGGGTCGAAGCCGACATCGTGTACCTGGATGGCGACATGGCCGATGCCTGCTCGGTGCAGCGGGCGGTCATCAAGTCGGCGCCGGACGAAGTCTACAACCTGGCGGCCCAAAGCTTCGTTGCCGCCTCCTGGGATCAACCGGTGACCACCGGCATCGTCGATGGCCTGGGCGTGACTCACTTGCTCGAAGCGATCCGCCAGTTCAGCCCGCACACGCGTTTCTACCAGGCATCGACCAGCGAGATGTTCGGTCTGATCCAGGCCGAGCAACAGGACGAGAACACCCCGTTCTACCCGCGCAGCCCTTACGGCGTGGCCAAACTCTACGGCCACTGGATCACCGTCAACTACCGCGAAAGTTTCAACCTGCACGCCAGCAGCGGCATCCTGTTCAACCATGAATCGCCACTGCGCGGCATCGAGTTCGTGACCCGCAAGGTCACCGACGCGGCCGCCCGGATCAAGCAGGGCAAACAGCAGGAACTGGCCCTGGGCAACATCGACGCCAAGCGCGACTGGGGCTTTGCCGGCGACTACGTCGAAGCCATGTGGCTGATGCTGCAACAGGACAAGCCCGACGATTTCGTGGTCGCTACCGGCGTCACCACCACTGTGCGCGAAATGTGCCGCATCGCCTTCGATCACGTCGGCCTGAACTACCGCGATTACGTGAAAATCGACCCGGCCTTCTTCCGTCCGGCCGAAGTCGAAGTGCTGCTGGGCAACCCGGCCAAGGCCCAGCGTGTGCTGGGCTGGAAACCGAAGACCGACCTCGACACCCTGATCCGCATGATGATGGATGCGGACATGAAACGCGTCGCCAAGGAGTAG
- a CDS encoding class I SAM-dependent methyltransferase, producing the protein MIRALLRRLRPVMRSVPVSAPEPKAVSVSPRDVGLHDAMLDGWFHGDSGELLKGFAIGADDTLLDVGCGEGVATLFAVRQGASVIFTDSEHDKVHDLARQVEAQSRKPSLGLVSNSLPLPLSDGCASKVVCMEVLEHIDQPEPFMAELVRMGRPGALYLLSVPAPVGEHLQQGIAPASYYQSPNHVQIFTPERFAALVEDAGLVIEHRQATGFFWVMGMIFFWASERAAGRDLGGAVRDRIQAPYPPLMEGWARTWQDLLAQPDGLAIKQMLDRFMPKSQVIIARKPLDAGRVS; encoded by the coding sequence ATGATCCGCGCATTACTGAGGCGCTTGCGTCCGGTCATGCGATCGGTGCCGGTCTCTGCACCTGAACCGAAGGCTGTCAGCGTGTCGCCGCGGGACGTCGGGTTGCACGATGCGATGCTCGACGGCTGGTTTCACGGCGACAGTGGCGAGTTGCTCAAGGGCTTTGCCATCGGTGCGGACGACACCCTGCTCGACGTGGGTTGCGGTGAGGGCGTGGCGACATTGTTCGCCGTGCGCCAGGGCGCCTCGGTGATCTTCACCGACAGCGAACACGACAAGGTGCATGACCTCGCCCGGCAAGTCGAAGCGCAGAGCCGTAAACCCAGTCTCGGTCTGGTCAGCAACAGCCTGCCGCTGCCGCTGAGCGATGGTTGTGCAAGCAAGGTGGTGTGCATGGAAGTACTGGAGCACATCGACCAGCCCGAACCGTTCATGGCCGAACTGGTGCGCATGGGGCGTCCCGGAGCGTTGTACCTGCTCAGTGTGCCGGCACCGGTGGGTGAGCATTTGCAGCAGGGAATCGCCCCGGCCAGTTATTACCAGTCACCCAACCACGTGCAGATTTTTACCCCGGAACGTTTCGCGGCACTGGTGGAGGACGCCGGTCTGGTGATCGAGCATCGCCAGGCCACGGGATTTTTCTGGGTCATGGGCATGATCTTTTTCTGGGCCAGCGAACGTGCTGCCGGACGTGATCTCGGCGGTGCCGTGCGCGACCGGATCCAGGCGCCGTATCCACCCCTGATGGAAGGCTGGGCCAGAACCTGGCAGGACTTGCTGGCGCAGCCCGACGGATTGGCGATCAAGCAGATGCTGGACCGGTTCATGCCCAAGAGTCAGGTGATCATTGCCCGTAAACCGCTCGATGCAGGGCGTGTGTCATGA
- a CDS encoding GDP-mannose 4,6-dehydratase gives MKKSLFITGLSGFVGQHIQSRLQEEDASWQLLPAASPYDLTKPESLVDLWPQLPDAVIHLAGQTFVPEAFRDPARTLDINLLGTLNLLQALKARGFKGTFLYVSSGDVYGQVEEHALPITEQQPPCPRNPYAVSKLSAEFLSLQWGLSEGWPVLVARPFNHIGTGQKDSFVIASAARQISRIKQGLQGPQLEVGDIDVTRDFLDVDDVVSAYFALLEKGTPGQVYNICSAREQSIRSLIEQMADLAEVNLQLVQDPARMRRADQRRVCGSHQRLARTTGWTPQITTQQSLRAILSDWEKRVRQE, from the coding sequence TTGAAAAAAAGTCTGTTCATCACGGGCCTCAGTGGGTTCGTGGGACAACACATCCAGTCACGTCTGCAAGAGGAAGACGCGTCGTGGCAGTTGCTGCCTGCCGCCTCACCCTATGACCTGACAAAACCTGAAAGCCTTGTCGATCTGTGGCCGCAACTGCCCGATGCGGTCATTCACCTCGCTGGCCAGACCTTTGTCCCCGAAGCCTTCCGCGATCCGGCACGTACCCTGGACATCAACCTGCTCGGCACCTTGAACCTGTTGCAGGCGCTCAAGGCCCGCGGTTTCAAAGGCACGTTTCTGTATGTCAGCTCAGGTGATGTCTACGGCCAGGTTGAAGAACACGCTCTACCCATTACCGAACAACAACCACCCTGCCCGCGCAATCCCTACGCCGTAAGCAAGCTGTCGGCGGAATTCCTCAGTCTGCAGTGGGGCCTCAGCGAAGGCTGGCCGGTATTGGTGGCGCGCCCGTTCAATCACATCGGCACCGGGCAGAAAGACAGCTTCGTCATCGCCAGCGCCGCACGCCAGATCAGTCGCATCAAACAGGGCCTGCAAGGGCCGCAACTGGAAGTCGGCGACATCGACGTCACCCGGGATTTCCTCGACGTTGACGACGTGGTTTCCGCCTATTTCGCGCTGCTGGAAAAGGGCACGCCGGGTCAGGTCTACAACATTTGCTCGGCCCGTGAACAAAGCATCCGCAGTCTCATCGAGCAAATGGCCGATCTGGCCGAAGTCAACCTGCAACTGGTTCAGGATCCCGCACGCATGCGTCGCGCGGATCAGCGTCGCGTCTGCGGCAGCCATCAACGGCTCGCCCGGACCACAGGATGGACGCCGCAAATCACTACACAACAATCCCTGCGGGCGATCCTGTCCGACTGGGAGAAGCGAGTACGACAAGAATGA
- a CDS encoding mannose-1-phosphate guanylyltransferase/mannose-6-phosphate isomerase, whose product MLIPVILSGGAGTRLWPVSREGHPKPFMTLPDGQSLLGKTYRRAAGLLDGWGDIVTVTNREYYFQSKDHYQAARLSRHRGHFLLEPTGRNTAPAIAAAALSLQALHGDEAIMVVMPADHLIVDEVALKSAVEHAVNLAKDGYLVTFGVVPTAPETGFGYIETGAPLDARGAAKVQRFVEKPDLQTATHYLESGNFLWNSGMFCFTTATLIAELALHAPVLLEQTRACMAASEPVETVGCLQQELSAALFAEITDISIDYALMERSEKVVVVPASFDWSDIGSWGAVAALVPADADNNRASGEAIFIDSRNNFVQSEGRLVAAVGVEDLIVIDTADAVLVAHADRAQDVRRVAKQLKDKSHEAYRLHRTVSRPWGTYTVLEEGPRFKIKRIVVKPGGKLSLQMHHHRNEHWVVVEGMAKVTNNGTGTTLVAKNESTFIAAGHKHRLENPGVIDLVIIEVQSGEYLGEDDIVRFEDQYGRTV is encoded by the coding sequence ATGCTGATCCCCGTGATTCTGTCCGGCGGTGCCGGCACCCGTTTGTGGCCGGTGTCCCGAGAGGGCCATCCCAAGCCGTTCATGACCCTGCCCGACGGCCAGTCGCTGCTGGGCAAGACCTACCGGCGCGCTGCCGGTCTGCTGGACGGCTGGGGAGACATTGTCACGGTGACCAACCGCGAGTACTACTTCCAAAGCAAGGATCACTATCAGGCCGCGCGCCTGTCACGGCACCGCGGACACTTCCTGCTCGAGCCCACCGGCCGCAACACGGCCCCGGCCATCGCTGCGGCAGCACTGTCACTGCAAGCCCTGCACGGCGACGAAGCGATCATGGTGGTGATGCCCGCCGACCACCTGATCGTCGACGAAGTGGCGCTCAAGAGTGCGGTCGAACACGCGGTCAATCTGGCGAAGGACGGTTACCTGGTGACCTTCGGCGTAGTGCCGACCGCTCCGGAAACCGGCTTCGGCTACATCGAGACCGGCGCGCCACTGGATGCCAGAGGCGCGGCCAAAGTGCAGCGTTTCGTGGAAAAACCCGACCTGCAGACCGCCACCCATTATCTGGAGAGCGGTAACTTCCTGTGGAACTCGGGAATGTTCTGCTTCACCACCGCGACCCTGATCGCCGAGCTGGCGCTGCACGCCCCCGTGCTGCTGGAACAGACCCGCGCCTGCATGGCCGCCAGCGAACCGGTGGAAACCGTCGGCTGCCTGCAACAGGAATTGTCGGCGGCGCTGTTCGCCGAGATCACCGATATTTCCATCGACTACGCGCTGATGGAACGCTCGGAAAAAGTGGTTGTGGTTCCCGCCAGTTTCGACTGGAGCGACATCGGTTCATGGGGCGCGGTAGCGGCGCTGGTGCCCGCAGATGCTGACAATAACCGCGCCAGCGGCGAAGCGATCTTCATCGACAGCCGCAACAACTTCGTCCAGAGCGAAGGCCGGCTGGTGGCTGCGGTGGGTGTAGAAGACCTGATTGTGATCGACACCGCCGACGCCGTGCTCGTCGCCCACGCCGACCGTGCTCAGGATGTACGCCGGGTCGCCAAGCAGCTCAAGGACAAGTCCCACGAAGCCTATCGCCTGCACCGCACGGTCAGCCGTCCATGGGGCACCTACACCGTGCTCGAGGAAGGCCCGCGCTTCAAGATCAAACGCATCGTGGTCAAACCCGGCGGCAAGCTGTCGCTGCAGATGCACCATCACCGCAATGAACACTGGGTGGTGGTCGAAGGCATGGCCAAGGTCACCAACAACGGTACCGGTACCACGCTGGTGGCCAAGAACGAGTCGACGTTCATCGCTGCCGGTCACAAGCACCGTCTGGAGAACCCCGGCGTGATCGACCTGGTGATCATCGAAGTGCAAAGTGGCGAATACCTGGGAGAGGACGACATCGTCCGCTTCGAAGACCAATACGGCAGGACGGTGTGA
- a CDS encoding ABC transporter permease, translating to MLLSLYRSLHDYRGFILGSVKREFQARYRNSLFGALWTVLNPLSMIIVYTVIFSHIMRARLPGVDDGMAYSVYLCAGLLTWGLFSEITLRSQNMFLENANLLKKISFPRLCLPVIVLLNAGINFAIIIGLFLGFLLITGRWPGMALLALAPLLALQVLFCAGLGMILGVLNVFFRDVGQLFAICLQFWFWLTPIVYPLSILPEWVQRLLQLNPLTNLIGSYQNLFLYGQWPVWSSLLPIFVIGLLLCVIGLRLFRRRVGEMVDEL from the coding sequence ATGCTGCTTTCCCTGTACCGCTCGCTGCACGACTACCGGGGTTTCATCCTCGGTAGCGTCAAACGGGAGTTTCAAGCGCGGTACCGCAATTCGCTGTTCGGCGCGCTGTGGACGGTACTCAACCCGCTGTCGATGATCATCGTCTACACCGTGATCTTTTCCCACATCATGCGCGCCCGTCTGCCTGGCGTGGACGACGGCATGGCCTACAGCGTCTACCTGTGCGCCGGGCTGCTGACCTGGGGCCTGTTTTCGGAAATCACCCTGCGCAGCCAGAACATGTTTCTGGAGAACGCCAATCTGCTGAAGAAAATCAGCTTCCCGCGCCTCTGCCTGCCGGTGATCGTACTGCTCAATGCCGGTATCAACTTCGCGATCATCATCGGCCTGTTCCTCGGTTTTCTGTTGATCACCGGACGCTGGCCGGGGATGGCCCTGTTGGCACTGGCGCCGTTGCTGGCGCTGCAAGTGCTGTTCTGCGCCGGGCTGGGCATGATCCTCGGCGTGCTCAACGTGTTCTTTCGCGATGTCGGGCAATTGTTCGCCATCTGTCTGCAATTCTGGTTCTGGCTGACGCCCATCGTGTACCCGCTGAGCATCCTGCCCGAGTGGGTGCAGCGCCTGCTGCAACTCAACCCGCTGACCAATCTGATCGGCAGTTACCAGAACCTGTTTCTCTACGGTCAATGGCCGGTGTGGAGCTCGCTGCTGCCGATCTTCGTGATCGGCCTGCTGCTGTGCGTGATCGGGCTGCGCCTGTTCCGCCGGCGGGTCGGCGAAATGGTGGATGAACTCTGA
- a CDS encoding acyltransferase family protein, which produces MSGKRIMDIEVLRAVAVLGVLFHHLQGSLFTDPVPLLERVHAWAQPWWGVDLFFAISGFVIARSLIPALRGCSTRQQYWEQTRNFWLRRAFRLLPSAWLWLALMLLACVFLNRSGAFGTLHANLQATLAGVLQYANFRFADSFFHYEYGSSFVYWSLSLEEQFYLLFPLLILVCRKHLVWALLALVAVQLFTLRTPLLMVIRTDALALGVLLAMWSVQPSWRRWEPTFLRHPWAGVTALIVLALLLSYMATDRFTFASYRIGSIAVLGALLVWIASYNRDYLLPAGRVQRLMAWIGSRSYGIYLIHIPAYQLVRELIFRLQSAGLPSPAGHPVVTLLIAGGLIVLLSELNYRFIEMPMRNRGAALVRGLGISRNAVPSSGATSC; this is translated from the coding sequence ATGAGCGGCAAGCGCATCATGGACATCGAAGTCCTGCGCGCGGTCGCCGTGCTCGGCGTGCTGTTTCATCACCTGCAGGGAAGCCTGTTCACCGATCCGGTGCCGCTGCTTGAAAGGGTTCATGCCTGGGCACAGCCGTGGTGGGGCGTTGACCTGTTTTTTGCCATTTCCGGATTTGTCATCGCCCGTAGCCTGATCCCGGCGCTGCGAGGCTGTTCGACTCGCCAGCAATACTGGGAACAGACGCGTAACTTTTGGTTGCGCCGGGCCTTCCGTCTGTTGCCGTCGGCCTGGTTATGGCTGGCGCTGATGCTGCTCGCATGTGTGTTTCTCAATCGCTCCGGGGCTTTCGGTACGCTGCACGCCAACCTGCAAGCGACGCTGGCCGGTGTATTGCAGTACGCCAATTTCCGTTTTGCCGACAGCTTTTTTCATTACGAGTACGGCAGCAGCTTCGTGTACTGGAGCCTGTCGCTGGAAGAGCAGTTCTATCTGCTGTTCCCGCTGCTGATTCTGGTGTGCCGCAAGCATCTGGTCTGGGCGTTGCTGGCGCTGGTCGCGGTGCAATTGTTCACCTTGCGCACGCCGCTGTTGATGGTGATCCGTACCGATGCGCTGGCCCTCGGCGTGTTGCTGGCGATGTGGAGCGTGCAGCCGTCCTGGCGGCGATGGGAGCCGACCTTCCTGCGTCATCCGTGGGCCGGTGTGACTGCGCTGATCGTGCTGGCGCTGCTGTTGAGCTACATGGCCACCGACCGTTTCACCTTCGCCTCTTACCGGATCGGCTCGATTGCCGTGCTCGGCGCGCTGCTGGTGTGGATCGCATCGTACAACCGCGATTACCTGTTGCCGGCCGGCAGAGTGCAGCGGCTGATGGCATGGATCGGCAGCCGCTCCTACGGCATCTATCTGATCCACATCCCGGCCTATCAACTGGTGCGGGAACTGATCTTCCGTTTGCAGAGTGCCGGTCTGCCGAGCCCGGCGGGGCATCCGGTCGTGACGCTGCTGATTGCCGGTGGCCTGATCGTGCTGCTCAGCGAGCTGAATTATCGTTTCATCGAAATGCCGATGCGCAATCGCGGCGCCGCCCTGGTGCGGGGTCTCGGTATATCGCGCAACGCCGTCCCATCCTCTGGAGCCACCTCATGCTGA
- a CDS encoding class I SAM-dependent methyltransferase, with protein MLSLLKKLTAPTPVPAAAQPAADKVDPYMLGLHDAMLSGWFNQETGELFKGFPVTADDTLLDVGCGDGGNVHFCGMRGAKIIIADIDGAKVEATRQRLSDTPARGVECHVTDCNPLPIADGTATRVVSTEVIEHVDDPAQFLAELVRVGQSGALYLLSVPHPSSEDLQKDIAAPEYFQKPNHIRIISEEQFKAMVSEAGLEIISHSQYGFYWSMWMMLFWEAKVEFSNPDHPLLNHWADTWQAVLDSPRGAQIKQALDAVVAKSQVIIARKP; from the coding sequence ATGCTGAGCCTTTTGAAGAAACTCACAGCACCGACGCCTGTCCCGGCAGCCGCGCAGCCTGCTGCCGACAAGGTCGATCCGTACATGCTCGGCCTGCACGATGCAATGCTCAGTGGCTGGTTCAACCAGGAGACCGGCGAGCTGTTCAAAGGCTTCCCGGTGACCGCCGATGACACGTTGCTCGATGTCGGTTGTGGCGACGGTGGCAACGTACATTTCTGCGGCATGCGCGGGGCGAAGATCATCATCGCCGACATCGACGGTGCCAAGGTCGAAGCGACCCGCCAGCGCTTGAGCGACACGCCGGCCCGTGGCGTCGAGTGTCACGTCACCGACTGCAACCCGCTGCCGATTGCCGATGGCACCGCCACGCGCGTGGTGTCTACTGAAGTCATCGAGCACGTCGACGACCCGGCACAGTTTCTCGCCGAACTGGTGCGTGTCGGCCAGTCGGGCGCGCTGTACCTGCTGAGCGTGCCGCACCCCAGTTCCGAAGATTTGCAGAAAGACATCGCGGCACCGGAGTATTTCCAGAAGCCCAACCACATTCGCATCATCAGTGAAGAGCAGTTCAAGGCCATGGTCAGCGAGGCAGGGCTGGAGATCATCAGCCATAGCCAGTACGGTTTTTACTGGTCGATGTGGATGATGCTGTTCTGGGAAGCCAAGGTCGAATTCAGCAACCCGGACCATCCGCTGCTCAACCATTGGGCCGATACCTGGCAAGCGGTGCTCGATTCGCCGCGCGGCGCGCAGATCAAGCAGGCGCTGGATGCGGTGGTGGCGAAAAGTCAGGTGATCATCGCCCGCAAGCCCTGA
- a CDS encoding glycosyltransferase — protein MAVAPWDAMNFILYSDVNDRSISQSLGRPEYSYYFVLKAYRPVLESLGRVHVVSTTAEIDPLYRQLLAAGERSVFLSFTPPQNTPTDIECPTICVIAWEFDTIPDESWDGDSRHDWTQMLARHGRVITLSSHTARAIRRAMGEAFPVLVLPTPLWESFAAVREGHVSAPINSGTTLAIKGCIFDSRTLGLCADDLLPKPLTAEQLAEIEALRPPPLTFKRRLVIARHYLRLWVLNPSDQPEPIARVKYLHHGYWEGLRDLVPDKVHAWLERRLPNIAGPHAVPVAEPPPPDLPDTSGVAEATVDGVIYVTVFNPRDGRKNWHHLITAFCWAFRQTPDATLVLKITQNDLASYYSELMTLLAQLTPFACRVLVMHGYLDDAQYARLYRAASFYVNASRCEGLCLPLMEFMSSGKPVIAPDHTAMEDYIDDTVAFVVQSSEELTIWPQDTRIIYRTLRYRPDWASLKSAYENSYRMATAQPQDYARMSAAAVERMHDYCAFAPVQQRMADFFGLEPGAAESAPVTDNASC, from the coding sequence ATGGCGGTCGCACCTTGGGATGCCATGAATTTCATTCTCTACTCGGACGTCAACGATCGCTCCATCAGCCAGAGTCTCGGGCGTCCCGAATACAGCTATTACTTCGTGCTCAAGGCCTATCGCCCGGTGCTTGAAAGCCTGGGTCGGGTGCATGTGGTGTCCACCACCGCCGAGATCGATCCGCTCTATCGGCAGTTGCTCGCTGCCGGTGAGCGCAGCGTGTTCCTGTCGTTCACGCCGCCGCAAAATACCCCGACCGATATCGAGTGTCCGACGATCTGCGTCATCGCATGGGAGTTCGATACGATTCCCGACGAGTCGTGGGACGGTGATTCGCGCCATGACTGGACGCAGATGCTTGCCCGACATGGACGGGTCATCACGCTGTCGAGCCATACTGCCCGGGCAATCCGCCGCGCCATGGGTGAAGCGTTTCCGGTGCTGGTGCTGCCAACCCCGCTGTGGGAAAGCTTTGCCGCTGTTCGTGAAGGGCATGTCAGTGCGCCGATCAATTCCGGTACGACGCTGGCGATCAAGGGCTGCATTTTCGACAGCAGGACGCTGGGCCTTTGCGCCGATGATCTGTTGCCCAAGCCGCTGACTGCCGAGCAGCTGGCCGAGATCGAGGCGCTGCGCCCGCCACCGCTGACGTTCAAACGGCGCCTGGTGATTGCCCGCCATTACCTGCGCCTGTGGGTGCTGAACCCGAGCGATCAACCTGAGCCCATCGCCCGGGTGAAATATTTGCATCACGGGTACTGGGAAGGATTGCGCGACCTGGTGCCGGACAAAGTCCATGCCTGGCTCGAGCGACGCCTGCCGAACATTGCCGGCCCCCATGCCGTGCCCGTGGCCGAGCCGCCGCCACCGGACCTGCCGGACACCTCGGGGGTGGCTGAAGCCACGGTCGATGGGGTGATTTACGTCACCGTATTCAACCCCAGAGACGGTCGCAAGAACTGGCACCATCTGATCACCGCGTTCTGCTGGGCCTTTCGCCAAACACCTGATGCGACGCTGGTGCTGAAGATCACCCAGAACGATCTGGCGTCCTACTACAGCGAACTGATGACCTTGCTTGCGCAACTGACGCCGTTCGCCTGCCGGGTGCTGGTGATGCACGGTTATCTGGACGATGCGCAATACGCGCGGCTCTACCGGGCCGCCAGTTTCTACGTCAACGCTTCACGCTGCGAAGGCCTTTGCCTGCCGCTGATGGAGTTCATGTCCAGCGGCAAACCGGTGATCGCGCCGGATCACACGGCGATGGAAGACTACATCGATGACACCGTGGCCTTCGTCGTCCAGTCCAGCGAAGAGCTGACGATCTGGCCCCAGGACACCCGCATCATCTACCGCACCCTGCGCTATCGACCGGACTGGGCGTCGCTCAAAAGCGCTTACGAAAACAGCTACCGGATGGCCACGGCGCAGCCGCAGGATTACGCGCGGATGTCTGCCGCCGCTGTCGAACGCATGCACGACTACTGCGCGTTTGCCCCGGTGCAGCAGCGCATGGCGGACTTTTTCGGCCTCGAGCCAGGGGCCGCTGAATCTGCGCCCGTGACGGACAACGCCTCATGCTGA